A DNA window from Pseudomonas sp. GD03919 contains the following coding sequences:
- a CDS encoding TenA family transcriptional regulator produces MTMPQEQFKRALQDTLHQHLTISHPIFLELLDPQTKNLDLLRKVATQGYQLTKYFLTYVEHLFFYCPSPTYKRALLINCYEEETGRLSRTDNHVTLMQNFIRALGVSDAQRDAETPLPATQRLIDYRLEAVRDPARYHIGAAAVMIASEGQNLETVAGDARHELLGRAYGLTEEDLLFFSVHQKEDVGHVNQGLGLVSEICTSEQMQHEALQAVDLTCRMFYGMYEDMYRHYCKARVVVPA; encoded by the coding sequence ATGACCATGCCCCAGGAGCAGTTCAAGCGCGCTCTGCAAGACACCTTGCACCAGCACTTGACCATTTCTCACCCAATCTTTCTCGAGTTGCTCGACCCTCAGACGAAGAATCTTGACCTGTTGCGCAAGGTCGCCACGCAGGGTTATCAACTGACCAAGTATTTCCTGACCTATGTCGAACACTTGTTTTTCTACTGTCCGTCGCCCACCTACAAGCGTGCGCTGCTGATCAACTGCTATGAAGAGGAAACCGGTCGCCTGTCTCGTACCGACAACCACGTCACTCTGATGCAGAACTTCATTCGCGCCCTCGGCGTCAGTGATGCGCAGCGCGATGCGGAAACTCCGCTCCCGGCCACCCAGCGGCTGATCGATTATCGTCTCGAGGCCGTGCGCGATCCGGCGCGTTATCACATCGGAGCGGCAGCGGTGATGATCGCCAGCGAGGGACAGAATCTGGAAACCGTTGCCGGCGATGCCCGCCATGAGCTGCTGGGCAGGGCCTATGGGCTGACCGAGGAGGACTTGCTGTTTTTCTCGGTCCACCAGAAAGAGGACGTTGGTCACGTCAATCAGGGCTTGGGGCTGGTCAGCGAAATCTGTACTTCCGAGCAGATGCAGCATGAAGCACTGCAGGCCGTGGATCTCACCTGCCGGATGTTCTACGGCATGTACGAAGACATGTACCGCCATTACTGCAAGGCTCGTGTCGTCGTACCCGCCTGA
- the thrC gene encoding threonine synthase — MRYISTRGQAPALNFEDVLLAGLASDGGLYVPENLPRFTVEEIASWAGLPYHELAFRVMRPFVAGSIADADFKKILEETYGVFEHNAVAPLRQLNGNEWVLELFHGPTLAFKDFALQLLGRLLDHVLAKRGERVVIMGATSGDTGSAAIEGCKACDNVDIFIMHPHKRVSEVQRRQMTTILGENIHNIAIEGNFDDCQEMVKASFADQGFLKGTRLVAVNSINWARIMAQIVYYFHAALQLGAPARSIAFSVPTGNFGDIFAGYLARNMGLPVSQLIVATNRNDILHRFMSGNQYVKETLHPTLSPSMDIMVSSNFERLLFDLHGRNGAAIAGLMDTFKQGGGFSVEEDRWSEARKLFDSLAVNDEQTCETITEVYRECGELLDPHTAIGVRAARECRRSLATPMVVLGTAHPVKFPEAVEKAGIDAVPALPAHLADLFQREERCTVLANDLKTVQQFVAAHGNRGKPL, encoded by the coding sequence ATGCGCTATATCAGTACCCGCGGCCAGGCGCCGGCCCTGAATTTCGAAGACGTGCTGCTGGCTGGCCTAGCCAGTGATGGCGGCCTCTACGTGCCGGAGAATCTGCCGCGCTTCACCGTCGAGGAGATCGCTTCCTGGGCCGGCCTGCCGTACCACGAGCTGGCCTTCCGGGTGATGCGCCCGTTCGTTGCCGGCTCCATCGCTGATGCCGACTTCAAAAAGATTCTCGAAGAGACCTACGGTGTGTTCGAGCACAACGCCGTGGCGCCGCTGCGGCAGCTCAATGGCAATGAGTGGGTGCTGGAGCTGTTCCACGGCCCGACCCTGGCGTTCAAGGACTTTGCCCTGCAACTGCTCGGCCGCCTGCTTGATCACGTACTGGCCAAGCGCGGTGAGCGCGTGGTGATCATGGGGGCTACCTCCGGCGACACCGGTTCGGCGGCCATCGAAGGCTGCAAGGCCTGCGACAACGTCGACATCTTCATCATGCACCCGCACAAACGCGTGTCCGAGGTGCAGCGCCGGCAGATGACCACCATCCTCGGCGAGAACATCCACAACATTGCCATCGAAGGCAACTTCGACGACTGCCAGGAGATGGTCAAGGCCAGCTTCGCCGACCAGGGCTTCCTCAAGGGCACCCGGCTGGTGGCGGTCAACTCGATCAACTGGGCGCGGATCATGGCCCAGATCGTCTACTACTTCCACGCTGCGCTGCAGCTCGGCGCACCGGCGCGTTCCATCGCCTTCTCGGTGCCGACCGGCAACTTCGGTGACATCTTCGCCGGCTACCTGGCGCGCAACATGGGCCTGCCGGTCAGCCAACTGATCGTCGCCACCAACCGCAACGATATCCTGCACCGCTTCATGAGCGGCAATCAGTATGTGAAAGAAACCCTGCACCCAACCCTGTCGCCGTCGATGGACATCATGGTCTCGTCCAACTTCGAGCGCCTGCTGTTCGACCTGCATGGGCGTAATGGTGCGGCTATCGCCGGCTTGATGGATACTTTCAAGCAAGGTGGTGGCTTCAGTGTCGAGGAAGATCGCTGGAGCGAGGCGCGCAAGCTGTTCGATTCGCTGGCGGTGAATGACGAGCAGACCTGCGAGACCATCACTGAGGTGTACAGGGAGTGTGGCGAGCTGCTCGACCCCCACACCGCCATCGGTGTGCGCGCCGCGCGTGAGTGCCGCCGCAGTCTGGCGACGCCCATGGTGGTGCTGGGTACCGCGCATCCGGTCAAATTCCCCGAGGCGGTGGAAAAGGCCGGTATCGACGCCGTGCCGGCGCTGCCGGCGCACCTGGCCGATCTGTTCCAGCGCGAGGAGCGCTGCACCGTACTGGCCAATGACCTGAAGACCGTGCAGCAGTTCGTCGCGGCTCACGGCAATCGCGGCAAGCCGCTCTGA
- the xerD gene encoding site-specific tyrosine recombinase XerD, protein MPALTHPLIERFLEALWLEKGLSAHTQAAYRSDLEHFNGWLAGRGLALQHIGRDAILDHLAWRLEQGYQARSTARFLSGVRGFYRFLLREALISEDPTLQVELPQIGRPLPKSLSEADVEALLQAPDLDDPIGLRDRAMLEVLYACGLRVSELVGLTLEQVNLRQGVLRVFGKGSKERLVPLGEEAIAWIERYIREARPLLLGGKPSDVLFPSLRGEQMTRQTFWHRIKHQAQVAGISKALSPHTLRHAFATHLLNHGADLRVVQMLLGHSDLSTTQIYTHIARARLQELHAQHHPRG, encoded by the coding sequence ATGCCTGCGCTGACTCACCCTCTGATCGAGCGCTTCCTCGAAGCCCTATGGTTGGAAAAAGGGCTTTCCGCCCATACTCAGGCCGCCTATCGCAGTGATCTGGAGCACTTCAATGGCTGGCTCGCTGGGCGTGGCCTGGCGCTGCAGCATATCGGCCGCGACGCCATTCTCGATCACCTGGCCTGGCGTCTCGAGCAGGGCTATCAGGCGCGCTCCACGGCGCGCTTTCTCTCCGGTGTGCGCGGCTTCTACCGTTTCCTGCTGCGTGAAGCACTGATCAGCGAAGACCCGACCTTGCAGGTCGAGCTGCCGCAGATCGGCCGGCCACTGCCCAAGTCACTGTCCGAAGCGGATGTCGAGGCGTTGCTGCAGGCGCCGGACCTGGATGACCCCATCGGCCTGCGTGATCGCGCCATGCTCGAGGTGCTCTACGCCTGCGGTTTGCGTGTCAGCGAGCTGGTCGGTCTGACGCTGGAGCAGGTCAATCTGCGTCAGGGCGTACTGCGGGTGTTCGGTAAAGGCAGCAAGGAGCGTCTTGTACCGTTGGGTGAAGAGGCTATTGCCTGGATCGAGCGCTACATACGCGAGGCGCGTCCGCTGTTGCTGGGCGGCAAACCCAGCGATGTGCTGTTTCCCAGCTTGCGTGGCGAGCAGATGACTCGGCAGACCTTCTGGCATCGCATCAAGCATCAGGCCCAGGTCGCTGGCATCAGCAAGGCGTTGTCGCCGCACACATTGCGCCACGCCTTCGCCACGCATCTGCTCAATCACGGCGCCGATCTGCGGGTGGTGCAGATGTTGCTGGGGCACAGTGACCTGTCCACCACGCAGATCTACACCCATATCGCACGTGCCCGTTTGCAGGAGCTGCATGCGCAACACCACCCGCGTGGCTGA
- the dsbC gene encoding bifunctional protein-disulfide isomerase/oxidoreductase DsbC: MSLTRISLALALVLGSSAALAADPDQAIRQSLKSLDANLPIEAIAESPLPGIYQVQLEGGRQLYTSADGQFLIQGYLFQVKDGKAVNLTELEESRAVAKQINAIPAKEMVVFAPKAPKTHITVFTDTDCGYCQKLHSEVPELNRLGVEVRYVAFPRQGLNSPAAKELVNVWCAKDQQEAMNRAKTRQSVADASCDNPVAKQYQLGQMIGVNGTPAIVLANGKMIPGYQPAPQLAKIALESN; the protein is encoded by the coding sequence ATGTCCCTGACCCGTATTTCCCTGGCTCTGGCACTTGTGCTGGGCAGTAGCGCCGCCCTGGCTGCCGATCCTGATCAGGCCATTCGCCAGTCGCTCAAGTCGCTCGACGCCAATTTGCCGATCGAGGCGATTGCCGAAAGCCCGTTGCCGGGTATCTATCAGGTGCAGCTGGAGGGCGGCCGTCAGCTCTATACCAGTGCCGATGGTCAGTTCCTGATCCAGGGTTATCTGTTTCAGGTCAAGGACGGTAAGGCCGTCAACCTGACCGAGCTCGAAGAAAGCCGCGCGGTGGCCAAGCAGATCAATGCCATTCCGGCCAAGGAAATGGTGGTGTTCGCGCCGAAGGCGCCGAAGACCCATATCACCGTGTTCACCGATACCGACTGCGGCTACTGCCAGAAGCTGCACAGTGAAGTGCCCGAGCTCAACCGTCTGGGCGTCGAAGTGCGTTATGTCGCCTTCCCGCGCCAGGGCCTGAACAGCCCGGCGGCCAAGGAGCTGGTCAATGTCTGGTGCGCCAAGGATCAGCAGGAGGCGATGAACCGCGCCAAGACCCGCCAGAGCGTAGCCGATGCCTCCTGTGACAACCCGGTGGCCAAGCAGTACCAGCTCGGCCAGATGATTGGGGTCAATGGTACGCCGGCTATCGTGCTGGCCAACGGCAAGATGATTCCGGGCTATCAGCCGGCGCCGCAGTTGGCCAAAATTGCGCTGGAGTCGAACTAA
- a CDS encoding GNAT family N-acetyltransferase has protein sequence MGHWEGSIKVTNDVRHVSLRWLERIDPQAAAAIVSLIDCTVEDDGVLGFTQAMSAGQAREFCVGLQAAIDRGCGHALLGESVDGPACFVMMTRSAMPNCRHLAELTKGVVHPHMRGHGLIPQLFHEIVLRARQLGIERLTLDVRENTRAHKLWGRMGFVSFGVLEDYARVGETSHRGHYMTQRVSDLAARLALD, from the coding sequence ATGGGGCACTGGGAAGGCAGCATCAAGGTCACGAATGACGTTCGGCATGTCTCTCTGCGGTGGCTCGAGCGCATCGATCCGCAGGCAGCTGCTGCCATTGTCAGTCTGATCGACTGCACCGTCGAAGACGATGGAGTCCTGGGTTTTACGCAGGCGATGAGCGCCGGGCAGGCCCGTGAATTCTGTGTTGGCTTGCAGGCAGCCATTGATCGAGGCTGCGGCCATGCGCTGCTGGGCGAGAGCGTGGATGGCCCGGCGTGCTTTGTGATGATGACGCGTAGCGCCATGCCAAACTGCCGGCACCTCGCTGAGTTAACCAAGGGTGTGGTGCATCCGCACATGCGCGGTCATGGCTTGATACCGCAGCTCTTTCACGAAATCGTCCTGCGTGCTCGGCAGCTAGGCATCGAACGGTTGACCCTGGACGTCCGGGAAAACACTCGCGCACACAAGCTGTGGGGCCGTATGGGCTTCGTTTCGTTCGGTGTGCTGGAGGATTACGCGCGTGTCGGCGAGACCAGCCACCGCGGTCACTACATGACTCAGCGGGTCTCAGACCTAGCCGCACGCCTCGCTCTGGACTGA
- the ltrA gene encoding group II intron reverse transcriptase/maturase encodes MPAPAGRVAEREGEALPNAISDETGLPRREPEGAGRSLLEQAFARENMQRAWKRVKSNKGSAGVDGLDIAQTAEHLRWVWPELRQQLLSGSYQPQPVRRVGIPKPDGSERELGIPTVTDRLIQQALLQVLQPLIDPTFSEHSHGFRPGRRAHDAVLAAQRYAQQGRHIVVDVDLSKFFDRVNHDILIDRLKRRINDPGVIRLVRAYLNAGIMDGGVVMDRHEGTPQGGPLSPLLANVLLDEVDKELERRGHCFARYADDCNVYVRSEKAGERVMRLLRRCYNKLRLVINESKSAVASVFGRQFLGYALWQTREGEVRRAVSTKALQAFKLRIRQLTRGSGGRSMAQVVEKLRSYLLGWKGYFRLAQTPRIWRSLDEWIRRRLRMLHLRHWRRGKTIYRELIRLGASSWVAESVAALSRRWWHNSRSAIHNVLTIAYFDRLGVPRLS; translated from the coding sequence ATGCCCGCGCCAGCGGGGCGGGTCGCGGAACGGGAAGGTGAAGCCTTACCGAATGCGATCAGCGATGAAACAGGGCTCCCGCGGCGAGAACCGGAGGGCGCAGGGCGAAGCCTGCTTGAGCAGGCGTTCGCACGAGAGAATATGCAGCGGGCATGGAAGCGCGTGAAGTCCAACAAGGGATCGGCAGGTGTGGACGGGCTGGATATTGCCCAGACTGCCGAACACCTGCGATGGGTGTGGCCGGAGCTTCGCCAGCAACTGCTGAGCGGCTCCTACCAACCACAACCCGTTCGTCGGGTAGGCATCCCGAAACCGGACGGCAGTGAGCGGGAACTGGGTATCCCCACCGTCACCGACCGTCTGATTCAACAGGCACTGCTGCAAGTGCTGCAACCTCTGATTGATCCCACCTTCAGCGAGCACAGCCACGGCTTCCGCCCGGGCCGCCGGGCCCACGATGCGGTGTTGGCTGCGCAACGCTATGCCCAACAGGGCCGCCACATCGTGGTGGATGTCGACCTATCGAAGTTCTTCGACCGGGTTAACCACGACATCCTGATCGACCGCCTGAAGAGGCGCATAAACGATCCTGGAGTCATCCGGCTGGTTCGTGCGTACCTGAACGCGGGCATCATGGACGGCGGTGTGGTCATGGATCGGCATGAGGGCACGCCGCAAGGCGGGCCGCTCTCGCCGTTGCTGGCCAACGTTCTGCTGGACGAGGTGGATAAAGAGCTGGAACGTCGGGGGCACTGCTTCGCCCGTTACGCTGATGACTGCAACGTTTACGTTCGCAGTGAGAAGGCGGGAGAACGGGTGATGCGCCTGCTACGCCGGTGTTACAACAAACTGCGCTTGGTGATCAACGAATCCAAAAGTGCAGTCGCCAGCGTGTTCGGTCGCCAGTTCCTCGGTTATGCCCTGTGGCAGACGAGGGAGGGAGAGGTCCGACGCGCGGTATCAACGAAGGCGTTACAGGCGTTCAAGCTCCGGATCAGGCAACTGACCCGGGGGTCAGGTGGTCGCAGCATGGCACAGGTGGTGGAGAAGCTCCGCAGTTACCTGCTCGGCTGGAAAGGGTACTTCAGGCTGGCACAAACGCCACGCATCTGGCGATCACTGGATGAGTGGATACGTCGCCGCCTGAGAATGCTCCACCTCCGGCACTGGCGACGGGGCAAGACGATCTACCGGGAGCTGATCCGCTTAGGCGCGAGTTCCTGGGTTGCGGAATCCGTGGCGGCGCTGAGCCGTCGCTGGTGGCATAACAGTCGATCTGCCATCCATAATGTGCTGACCATTGCCTACTTCGATCGGTTGGGAGTGCCGAGACTCTCGTGA
- a CDS encoding homoserine dehydrogenase: MKPVKVGICGLGTVGGGTLNVLKRNAEEITRRAGRGIEIAQIAIRSPKPQYDTTGIAMTSDVFELVNNPEIDIVIELIGGYTLAKELVLKAIDNGKHVVTANKALIAVHGNEIFAKAREKGVIVAFEAAVAGGIPVIKAIREGLAANRINWLAGIINGTGNFILTEMREKGRAFEDVLKEAQALGYAEADPTFDVEGIDAAHKLTILASIAFGIPLQFDKAYTEGITKLTTADVNYAEALGYRIKHLGVARRTDAGIELRVHPTLIPADRLIANVNGVMNAVMVNGDAVGSTLYYGAGAGMEPTASAVVADLVDVVRALTTDPTNRVPHLAFQPDSLSDHPILPIAECESAYYLRIQAKDHPGVLAQVASILSERGINIESIMQKEAEEQDGLVPMILVTHRVVEARIIEAIAAMEALDGVTSPVMRLRVEQLN, encoded by the coding sequence GTGAAGCCGGTCAAAGTGGGCATCTGTGGGTTGGGCACCGTCGGTGGCGGTACGTTGAATGTACTCAAGCGCAATGCTGAGGAGATTACTCGGCGCGCCGGTCGCGGCATCGAGATTGCCCAGATCGCCATTCGCTCGCCCAAGCCGCAGTACGACACCACCGGCATTGCCATGACCAGCGACGTGTTCGAGCTGGTCAACAACCCCGAGATCGATATCGTCATCGAGCTGATCGGCGGTTACACCCTGGCCAAGGAGCTGGTGCTCAAGGCCATCGACAACGGCAAGCATGTGGTCACCGCCAACAAGGCGTTGATCGCCGTACACGGCAACGAGATCTTCGCCAAGGCGCGCGAGAAGGGCGTGATCGTCGCTTTCGAAGCGGCTGTGGCTGGCGGTATTCCGGTGATCAAGGCGATCCGCGAGGGGCTTGCGGCCAACCGCATCAACTGGCTGGCCGGCATCATCAACGGCACCGGCAACTTCATCCTCACCGAGATGCGCGAGAAGGGTCGTGCCTTCGAGGACGTGCTCAAGGAAGCGCAGGCGCTGGGTTATGCCGAAGCTGATCCGACTTTCGACGTCGAAGGCATCGATGCCGCGCACAAGCTGACCATTCTCGCATCCATCGCTTTCGGCATCCCGTTGCAGTTCGACAAGGCCTACACCGAAGGCATTACCAAGCTGACCACAGCCGACGTGAACTATGCCGAGGCGTTGGGCTATCGCATCAAGCACCTGGGTGTCGCTCGCCGCACCGATGCAGGCATCGAGCTGCGCGTGCACCCGACGCTGATTCCGGCCGATCGCCTGATCGCCAACGTCAACGGCGTGATGAACGCGGTGATGGTCAATGGCGATGCCGTCGGCAGCACCCTGTACTACGGCGCGGGCGCCGGCATGGAGCCGACCGCTTCGGCAGTGGTGGCTGATCTGGTAGATGTGGTGCGTGCACTTACTACCGATCCGACCAACCGCGTGCCGCACCTGGCCTTCCAGCCGGATTCGCTCTCCGATCACCCGATCCTGCCCATTGCCGAGTGCGAGAGCGCCTACTACCTGCGCATCCAGGCCAAGGATCATCCTGGCGTGCTGGCCCAGGTGGCGAGCATTCTCTCCGAGCGCGGCATCAATATCGAGTCGATCATGCAGAAGGAAGCCGAGGAGCAGGACGGCCTGGTACCGATGATCCTGGTCACCCACCGTGTGGTCGAGGCGCGTATCATCGAGGCCATCGCCGCCATGGAAGCGCTGGATGGCGTGACCTCGCCTGTCATGCGCCTGCGCGTCGAACAGCTCAACTAA